In one Nocardioides luteus genomic region, the following are encoded:
- a CDS encoding GntR family transcriptional regulator gives MPIPSGTPAVDRTLLRDDVYRRLRDAIVDGTFGPGEQLKDGELAAWLGVSRTPVREALLRLGGSGLVVALPGRSTTVSTIESQAVRDARDVVAAMHQLAAREVAGKLGERDLDRMREANRRFAEAVDAGDVSAALDADEELHRVPVAVLGNRAIETVLEQFDPLVRRAERHRFDADGRASVERHDTLIDLLASGDAEGAASVAYEVWHSLSADDEAE, from the coding sequence ATGCCGATCCCCTCAGGTACGCCCGCCGTCGACCGCACCCTCCTTCGGGACGACGTCTACCGACGGCTCAGAGATGCGATCGTCGATGGCACGTTCGGCCCCGGCGAGCAGCTGAAGGACGGCGAGCTGGCGGCGTGGCTCGGCGTCAGCCGCACCCCCGTCCGCGAGGCGCTGCTGCGCCTCGGGGGAAGCGGGCTCGTGGTGGCGCTGCCCGGACGGTCGACGACCGTGAGCACGATCGAGTCGCAGGCCGTACGGGACGCGCGCGACGTGGTGGCCGCGATGCACCAGCTGGCCGCGCGCGAGGTTGCCGGCAAGCTGGGGGAGCGGGATCTCGATCGCATGCGCGAGGCCAACCGCCGGTTCGCGGAGGCGGTGGATGCCGGCGACGTCAGCGCGGCTCTCGACGCCGACGAGGAGCTTCACCGTGTCCCCGTGGCCGTCCTCGGCAACCGCGCCATCGAGACGGTCCTCGAGCAGTTCGACCCGCTGGTACGCCGCGCCGAGCGACACCGCTTCGATGCCGACGGCCGGGCCTCGGTCGAGCGTCATGACACCCTGATCGATCTGCTCGCATCCGGCGACGCGGAGGGTGCGGCATCCGTCGCCTACGAGGTCTGGCACAGCTTGTCGGCCGACGACGAGGCCGAGTAG
- a CDS encoding alpha/beta fold hydrolase yields MSTTGQQIKNIVLVHGAFADGAGWRRVYDDLTARGYRVSIVQNPLTSLADDVAATTRVLDRQDGPTVLVGHSWGGTVITEAGNHPNVAGLVYVSALAPASGETTAQQYEGFAPTPDFVIEVGEDGYGFLNSEKFKAGFAADASDEDAAFLRDSQVPINMSVFDEPVTHAAWGDKPSWAVIATEDKSFDQAMLQHMATRAGAKITNVSASHALYITQSGVVADTIADAAEHALIPAG; encoded by the coding sequence ATGAGCACCACCGGTCAGCAGATCAAGAACATCGTGCTGGTTCACGGGGCCTTCGCCGACGGCGCCGGATGGCGCCGCGTCTACGATGACCTCACCGCCCGCGGATACCGCGTCAGCATCGTGCAGAACCCGCTGACGTCGCTCGCCGACGACGTCGCGGCAACGACGCGGGTCCTCGATCGCCAGGACGGTCCGACCGTCCTGGTCGGTCACTCGTGGGGCGGAACGGTCATCACGGAGGCGGGAAACCACCCGAACGTCGCCGGCCTCGTCTACGTCTCGGCGCTCGCACCGGCTTCGGGCGAGACCACCGCGCAGCAGTACGAGGGCTTCGCCCCCACCCCCGATTTCGTCATCGAGGTCGGCGAGGACGGCTACGGGTTCCTCAACTCCGAGAAGTTCAAGGCCGGTTTCGCGGCGGACGCGAGCGATGAGGACGCCGCGTTCCTCCGCGACTCGCAGGTGCCGATCAACATGTCGGTGTTCGACGAGCCCGTGACGCACGCCGCGTGGGGCGACAAGCCGAGCTGGGCCGTCATCGCCACCGAGGACAAGTCGTTCGATCAGGCGATGCTCCAGCACATGGCCACCCGCGCGGGCGCCAAGATCACCAACGTGTCCGCGAGCCATGCGTTGTACATCACCCAGTCGGGCGTTGTCGCCGACACGATCGCCGACGCCGCCGAGCACGCGCTGATCCCGGCCGGCTGA
- a CDS encoding trimeric intracellular cation channel family protein, with amino-acid sequence MTITTLQAPLWIELLAAGLGGLQGALFAAGERHRRIDVLGVVVIGLSVSLGGSLLRDILLDQPPVVIWSNSYLLVAGASAVVGMLVQPLLARADWTLTALDAVVMGLFGAIGASKALSLGAGEAGALVVGVVGAIGGGMLRDVILSLPFSFLQVGTLYAVAAATGAGILIVLVGVGTPVAVAGPVCVIVTATVRLVAVRFEWRFPEQRPLRLRRRLGRDGEAA; translated from the coding sequence ATGACGATCACCACGCTTCAGGCGCCGCTGTGGATCGAGCTGCTCGCGGCCGGCCTCGGCGGGCTGCAGGGCGCTCTCTTCGCCGCGGGCGAGCGCCACCGCCGCATCGACGTCCTGGGAGTCGTCGTCATCGGCCTCTCCGTCTCGCTCGGCGGCAGCCTGCTGCGCGACATCTTGCTCGATCAGCCGCCCGTGGTGATCTGGAGCAACTCGTACCTGCTCGTGGCCGGCGCCTCCGCGGTCGTCGGGATGCTGGTCCAGCCTCTGCTGGCGCGTGCCGACTGGACGCTCACCGCCCTCGATGCGGTCGTGATGGGTCTGTTCGGCGCGATCGGCGCTTCCAAGGCGCTCTCGCTCGGGGCGGGTGAGGCCGGTGCTCTGGTGGTCGGGGTCGTGGGCGCCATCGGCGGCGGGATGCTGCGCGACGTCATCCTGAGCCTGCCCTTCTCGTTCCTGCAGGTGGGGACCTTGTACGCGGTCGCCGCCGCCACCGGCGCCGGCATCCTCATCGTGCTCGTCGGTGTCGGCACTCCGGTGGCGGTGGCGGGCCCGGTCTGCGTCATCGTGACGGCGACTGTCCGGCTGGTCGCGGTGCGCTTCGAATGGCGTTTCCCCGAGCAGCGGCCGCTGCGCCTCCGGCGACGCCTCGGGCGCGACGGTGAAGCCGCGTGA
- a CDS encoding LysM peptidoglycan-binding domain-containing protein, giving the protein MTRLISGAVVIAVSASVGSSIAGSAPAVAASAPGAHRSVDQAKAERKTHTVQPGETLSGIAEKYGVKVADLATWNKIADPAKIRAGAELVVSPPAKPAEKTYTVAPGDTFSGIAKKFGVDVAELMAHNGYEDPTKLLAGSEIKIPAAKPKLKKYKVVAGDTFFSIAKKFGVTADELMAHNGYTDPTKLLAGSTIEIPAKADKPKPKPKPQPGTGETVYTTVAGDTWASVAKKFRVTEEELRIYNGHRAPDKLPPGFKLYIPSS; this is encoded by the coding sequence ATGACGCGTTTGATCTCGGGTGCGGTCGTCATCGCTGTTTCAGCCTCGGTCGGGTCGTCCATCGCCGGGTCGGCCCCGGCGGTGGCGGCATCGGCCCCCGGCGCGCACCGGAGCGTGGATCAGGCAAAGGCGGAGCGGAAGACGCACACCGTCCAGCCGGGGGAGACCCTCTCCGGCATCGCCGAGAAGTACGGCGTCAAGGTCGCCGACCTCGCGACGTGGAACAAGATCGCCGATCCGGCCAAGATTCGGGCGGGGGCCGAGCTCGTGGTCAGCCCGCCCGCGAAGCCGGCCGAGAAGACCTACACCGTGGCGCCGGGTGACACCTTCTCCGGTATCGCCAAGAAGTTCGGCGTCGACGTGGCCGAGCTGATGGCCCACAACGGCTACGAGGATCCCACCAAGCTGCTGGCCGGGAGCGAGATCAAGATCCCGGCGGCGAAGCCGAAGCTGAAGAAGTACAAGGTCGTCGCCGGGGACACGTTCTTCAGCATCGCCAAGAAGTTCGGCGTCACCGCCGACGAGCTGATGGCGCACAACGGCTACACGGACCCCACCAAGCTGCTCGCCGGCTCGACGATCGAGATCCCGGCCAAGGCGGACAAGCCCAAGCCCAAGCCGAAGCCCCAGCCCGGCACCGGCGAGACGGTCTACACGACGGTTGCCGGGGACACCTGGGCGAGCGTCGCCAAGAAGTTCCGTGTCACCGAGGAGGAGCTGCGGATCTACAACGGCCACCGGGCGCCCGACAAGCTGCCTCCCGGCTTCAAGCTCTACATCCCGTCGAGCTGA
- the sucD gene encoding succinate--CoA ligase subunit alpha: MSIYLNKDSKVIVQGITGGMGAKHTALMLDSGAQIVGGVNARKAGTTVTHKDAQGADVELPVFGTVAEAMKETGANVSVLFVPPAFTKDAAIEAIDAEMPLIVVITEGVPVQDTAEVWSYLQGKATRMIGPNCPGIITPGESLAGITPHTITGKGPVGLVSKSGTLTYQMMYELKDFGFSTAIGIGGDPIIGTTHIDALEAFEKDDETKLIVMIGEIGGDAEERAAAYIKENISKPVVGYVAGFTAPEGKTMGHAGAIVSGSAGTAQAKKEALEAAGVKVGKTPSETAALAREILQSL; the protein is encoded by the coding sequence ATGAGCATCTACCTCAACAAGGACAGCAAGGTCATCGTCCAGGGCATCACCGGCGGCATGGGTGCGAAGCACACCGCCCTGATGCTCGACTCGGGCGCCCAGATCGTCGGTGGCGTCAACGCCCGCAAGGCCGGCACCACGGTCACCCACAAGGACGCCCAGGGCGCCGACGTGGAGCTCCCGGTGTTCGGCACGGTCGCCGAGGCGATGAAGGAGACCGGCGCCAACGTGTCGGTGCTCTTCGTGCCGCCGGCGTTCACCAAGGACGCCGCGATCGAGGCCATCGACGCCGAGATGCCGCTGATCGTGGTCATCACCGAGGGCGTCCCGGTCCAGGACACCGCCGAGGTGTGGTCCTACCTGCAGGGCAAGGCCACCCGGATGATCGGCCCGAACTGCCCCGGCATCATCACGCCGGGCGAGTCGCTGGCCGGCATCACGCCGCACACCATCACCGGCAAGGGCCCGGTCGGTCTCGTCTCCAAGTCGGGCACGCTGACCTACCAGATGATGTACGAGCTGAAGGACTTCGGCTTCTCCACCGCCATCGGCATCGGTGGTGACCCGATCATCGGCACCACCCACATCGACGCCCTCGAGGCGTTCGAGAAGGACGACGAGACCAAGCTCATCGTCATGATCGGTGAGATCGGTGGCGACGCCGAGGAGCGTGCCGCGGCCTACATCAAGGAGAACATCTCCAAGCCTGTCGTCGGCTACGTCGCCGGCTTCACCGCGCCGGAGGGTAAGACCATGGGTCACGCCGGTGCGATCGTGTCCGGCTCCGCCGGCACCGCGCAGGCGAAGAAGGAGGCCCTCGAGGCCGCCGGCGTGAAGGTCGGCAAGACCCCGTCGGAGACCGCTGCTCTCGCTCGCGAGATCCTGCAGTCCCTCTGA
- the sucC gene encoding ADP-forming succinate--CoA ligase subunit beta produces the protein MDLMEYQAKKLFAKHGVAVTEGVVVETAEEARKAAEEIGFCVVKAQVKAGGRGKAGGVKLAKTADEAFEHASNILGMEIKGLKVNRVLITPATPPVEEYYFSFLLDRSNRQYLCIASVEGGVEIEEVAKTNPDAVKQIGIDPGKGVDEAKAREIATECGFPEPVFEQAVSMIQSLYTVFTEEDATLVEVNPLARLEGDKLEALDGKVSLDDNASEVRHEDHEQFVIRDEEDPLEAKAKDKGLNYVKLDGQVGIIGNGAGLVMSTLDVVAYAGEAHGGVKPANFLDIGGGANAQVMADGLDVILNDEQVKSVFVNVFGGITACDEVAKGIVGALDILGNEATKPLVVRLDGNNVDLGRQILSEANHPLVTIVDTMDGGADKAAELANA, from the coding sequence GTGGATCTCATGGAGTACCAGGCGAAGAAGCTCTTCGCCAAGCACGGCGTCGCCGTGACCGAAGGTGTCGTCGTCGAGACGGCTGAGGAAGCCAGGAAGGCCGCCGAGGAGATCGGCTTCTGCGTCGTCAAGGCGCAGGTCAAGGCCGGTGGCCGCGGCAAGGCCGGCGGCGTGAAGCTGGCCAAGACCGCGGACGAGGCGTTCGAGCACGCCTCGAACATCCTCGGTATGGAGATCAAGGGCCTCAAGGTCAACCGGGTGCTGATCACCCCGGCGACCCCGCCGGTGGAGGAGTACTACTTCTCCTTCCTGCTGGACCGTTCGAACCGGCAGTACCTCTGCATCGCGTCCGTCGAGGGTGGTGTGGAGATCGAGGAGGTCGCCAAGACCAACCCCGACGCCGTGAAGCAGATCGGCATCGACCCCGGCAAGGGTGTCGACGAGGCCAAGGCGCGCGAGATCGCGACCGAGTGCGGCTTCCCGGAGCCCGTCTTCGAGCAGGCCGTCTCGATGATCCAGAGCCTCTACACGGTGTTCACCGAGGAGGACGCGACCCTCGTCGAGGTCAACCCGCTGGCTCGCCTGGAGGGCGACAAGCTGGAGGCCCTGGACGGCAAGGTGTCGCTGGACGACAACGCCTCCGAGGTGCGTCACGAGGACCACGAGCAGTTCGTCATCCGTGACGAGGAGGACCCGCTCGAGGCGAAGGCCAAGGACAAGGGCCTCAACTACGTGAAGCTCGACGGCCAGGTCGGCATCATCGGCAACGGCGCGGGTCTGGTCATGTCGACCCTCGACGTGGTCGCCTACGCCGGTGAGGCGCACGGCGGCGTGAAGCCCGCCAACTTCCTCGACATCGGTGGCGGTGCGAACGCGCAGGTCATGGCCGACGGTCTCGACGTCATCCTGAACGACGAGCAGGTCAAGTCCGTGTTCGTGAACGTCTTCGGTGGCATCACCGCCTGTGACGAGGTCGCCAAGGGCATCGTGGGCGCGCTGGACATCCTCGGCAACGAGGCGACCAAGCCGCTCGTCGTGCGTCTGGACGGCAACAACGTGGACCTGGGCCGCCAGATCCTCAGCGAGGCCAACCACCCGCTGGTCACCATCGTCGACACCATGGACGGCGGCGCCGACAAGGCCGCCGAGCTGGCCAACGCCTGA
- a CDS encoding M23 family metallopeptidase: MGNHRADVTSDSPRSVTPSPGATTSSSYVGKRRAAPATDSPASRPAPRATGSTSYVGKRRAAPSPAVGTATPTPAPETVEEPVAKARPNRVVLEQTGKMPVVGSPRDTEATDGRISTGELRALVEGDGGPSFPATFPTTPPAPQAPRPIVPVQRRAAQIDPVLADLLSSMGIDPDKVTPEVLEDLGVGGMTTSELTKFLTQPTKPAPMRAALSTPVSTKTPPRGIPAAPAPSRPEPVAPVAPVVPAAPAAPVAPEPTFQAPEPTHTPKPLRMANTFAPLTGKVRAVRQARQIPAPPMAPAPAPAYEPEVREPRGFQEAFDAPPTSFKIDTTSFPAPPVSLPQQIDFDSMAIDLPAETYTADAPYYEAPQAAEPFYQDDYADGYGHEAHQAEAYFRAETGSIDLPSISEIATYRPELHDLPAVETTGTMVGIGGPTRPRTRRAAAAAAGGRPTVPLTAGAAALAAAIGGIALTGGPTMVAADDVRLVGATALGGDSDMVVVGDRSATVTRNDERSEADTAASDREKALQGVDVQADKQDKFLKSNLWELPIPAGVYRITGTFGSSGSNWASTHTGLDFAAPYGTPIHAIARGTVTETAWGGAYGNRTIITLDDGTEIWYCHQSDYGVSVGQTVSPGEVIGYVGSTGNSTGNHLHVEVRPGGGDAVDPDAALNEHGVDPS; encoded by the coding sequence ATGGGCAACCACCGAGCCGACGTCACCAGTGACAGTCCGCGTTCGGTCACCCCTTCCCCCGGAGCAACCACGAGCAGCAGCTACGTCGGGAAGCGGCGCGCAGCGCCGGCGACCGACAGCCCTGCTTCCAGGCCCGCTCCGCGAGCGACCGGATCGACCTCCTACGTCGGGAAGCGGCGTGCCGCGCCGTCCCCCGCCGTCGGGACCGCGACACCGACCCCCGCCCCTGAGACTGTTGAAGAGCCGGTCGCCAAGGCCCGGCCCAACCGCGTGGTCCTCGAGCAGACCGGCAAGATGCCGGTCGTCGGGTCTCCCCGCGACACCGAGGCCACCGACGGCCGCATCTCGACGGGTGAGCTGCGTGCCCTCGTCGAGGGCGACGGGGGCCCCTCCTTCCCGGCGACGTTCCCGACGACGCCGCCCGCCCCGCAGGCGCCCCGGCCGATCGTGCCGGTGCAGCGCCGGGCGGCCCAGATCGACCCGGTCCTGGCCGACCTGCTCTCCTCGATGGGCATCGACCCGGACAAGGTGACTCCCGAGGTGCTCGAGGACCTCGGCGTCGGGGGCATGACGACCTCCGAGCTCACCAAGTTCCTGACGCAGCCGACCAAGCCGGCGCCGATGAGGGCCGCGCTGAGCACGCCGGTCTCGACCAAGACCCCGCCTCGCGGCATCCCGGCAGCTCCGGCGCCGTCCCGCCCCGAGCCGGTGGCACCGGTCGCTCCCGTCGTTCCTGCCGCCCCGGCCGCGCCCGTCGCCCCGGAGCCGACCTTCCAGGCGCCCGAGCCGACGCACACCCCCAAGCCGCTGCGGATGGCCAACACGTTCGCGCCGCTGACCGGCAAGGTCCGCGCCGTGCGCCAGGCCCGCCAGATCCCGGCTCCCCCGATGGCCCCGGCGCCCGCTCCGGCCTACGAGCCCGAGGTCAGGGAGCCCCGCGGGTTCCAAGAGGCGTTCGACGCCCCGCCGACCTCCTTCAAGATCGACACCACCTCGTTCCCGGCCCCGCCGGTGTCGCTGCCGCAGCAGATCGACTTCGACTCGATGGCGATCGACCTTCCGGCCGAGACCTACACCGCCGACGCGCCCTACTACGAGGCTCCGCAGGCCGCCGAGCCGTTCTACCAGGACGACTACGCCGACGGCTACGGCCATGAGGCCCACCAGGCCGAGGCCTACTTCCGCGCCGAGACCGGCAGCATCGACCTGCCGAGCATCAGCGAGATCGCGACCTACCGGCCCGAGCTCCACGACCTGCCGGCGGTCGAGACCACCGGCACGATGGTCGGCATCGGTGGCCCCACCCGGCCGCGCACCCGCCGGGCCGCTGCCGCGGCCGCCGGTGGCCGCCCGACGGTCCCGCTGACCGCTGGTGCCGCCGCTCTCGCCGCCGCCATCGGTGGCATCGCGCTGACCGGCGGACCGACGATGGTCGCCGCCGACGACGTACGCCTCGTCGGAGCCACCGCGCTCGGTGGCGACAGCGACATGGTCGTCGTCGGTGACCGCTCCGCGACCGTGACCCGTAACGACGAGCGCTCCGAGGCCGACACCGCGGCGAGCGACCGGGAGAAGGCGCTCCAGGGCGTCGACGTCCAGGCGGACAAGCAGGACAAGTTCCTCAAGTCCAACCTGTGGGAGCTCCCGATCCCGGCAGGCGTCTACCGCATCACCGGCACCTTCGGCTCTTCCGGCTCCAACTGGGCCAGCACCCACACCGGCCTGGACTTCGCGGCGCCCTACGGCACCCCGATCCACGCCATCGCCCGCGGCACGGTCACCGAGACCGCGTGGGGCGGGGCCTACGGCAACCGGACGATCATCACCCTCGATGACGGCACCGAGATCTGGTACTGCCACCAGAGCGACTACGGCGTCTCCGTCGGCCAGACGGTCTCCCCCGGCGAGGTCATCGGCTACGTCGGCTCCACCGGAAACTCCACCGGCAACCACCTCCACGTCGAGGTCCGCCCCGGTGGTGGTGACGCCGTCGACCCGGACGCCGCGCTCAACGAGCACGGTGTCGACCCGAGCTGA
- the pcrA gene encoding DNA helicase PcrA: MSTPDQTPVATIPGLEAFASAQPADEPRTQRRGPSAEELLDGLNEPQKAAVQHQGAPLLVVAGAGSGKTRVLTRRIAWLISQRGAHPGSILAITFTNKAAAEMKQRVEALVGKRARIMWVSTFHSACVRILRKEIDKVGLKSNFSIYDAQDQKRLMQLVLSDLDLDPRHYQPGQVLNWVSDQKNELRDVEAAEKDARNHLEQTYVAAYKEYQKRLRQANALDFDDLIMSTVELFRAYPEVREVYRRRFRHVLVDEYQDTNHAQYALVHELCADRMDDTALTDSYADEAPRSEPAELMVVGDADQSIYAFRGANIRNILDFEQDFPDATTILLEQNYRSTQTILTAANAVIKHNKGRKEKALWSDAGNGERIVGYVADDERDEARFVSDEIDKLVDGGLKAADIAVFYRTNAQSRVFEEVFIRTGQPYKVVGGVRFYERKEVRDALAYLRTLANPDDQVSLRRILNTPKRGIGDRAVACVNALAERDGLTFWEALQKAEDAPGMATRSLTNIKAFVAMVEELLQMVDAGERADVILETVLDRSGYLVSLEESDDPQDETRVENLAELVAVAREFSDDPVAAPSADPADVDAGTVEPGLADFLERVALVADTDQIPDDEDGVVTLMTLHTAKGLEFPAVFLTGMEDGVFPHSRALGDGTELEEERRLAYVGITRAEKRLFISRAVVRSAWGAPSHNPGSRFLDELPVDLVDWRRTEKEMSSWGRPNFAGDSWGGGQRLGQPTAAGRRNFSSAALRADAAAKSKPARAVPSLDPGDRVTHDSFGLGTVVTIEGSGDKQVASIDFGDTGVKRLLLRYAPVEKL, from the coding sequence ATGAGTACGCCTGACCAGACCCCTGTTGCCACCATCCCGGGCCTCGAGGCCTTCGCCTCGGCGCAGCCGGCCGACGAGCCGCGTACGCAACGGCGTGGACCGAGCGCCGAGGAGCTCCTGGACGGGCTCAACGAGCCCCAGAAGGCGGCGGTGCAGCACCAGGGTGCGCCCCTGCTGGTCGTCGCGGGTGCGGGGTCGGGCAAGACCCGGGTGCTGACCCGACGGATCGCGTGGCTGATCTCCCAGCGCGGTGCCCATCCCGGCAGCATCCTGGCGATCACCTTCACCAACAAGGCCGCCGCCGAGATGAAACAGCGCGTCGAGGCCCTGGTCGGCAAGCGTGCCCGGATCATGTGGGTCTCCACGTTCCACAGCGCCTGCGTGCGGATCCTCCGCAAGGAGATCGACAAGGTCGGGCTCAAGTCCAACTTCTCGATCTACGACGCGCAGGACCAGAAGCGGCTGATGCAGCTGGTGCTCAGCGACCTCGACCTGGACCCGCGTCACTACCAGCCCGGCCAGGTGCTCAACTGGGTCAGCGACCAGAAGAACGAGCTGCGCGACGTCGAAGCGGCCGAGAAGGACGCTCGCAACCACCTCGAGCAGACCTACGTCGCGGCCTACAAGGAGTACCAGAAGCGCCTGCGGCAGGCGAACGCCCTCGACTTCGACGACCTGATCATGTCGACCGTCGAGCTGTTCCGGGCCTATCCCGAGGTGCGCGAGGTCTACCGGCGCCGGTTCCGCCACGTGCTGGTCGATGAATACCAGGACACCAACCACGCCCAGTACGCCCTGGTCCACGAGCTGTGTGCGGATCGCATGGATGACACCGCGCTGACCGACTCCTACGCCGACGAGGCGCCTCGTAGCGAACCGGCCGAGCTGATGGTGGTCGGTGACGCCGACCAGTCGATCTACGCCTTCCGCGGCGCCAACATCCGCAACATCCTCGACTTCGAGCAGGACTTCCCCGACGCGACCACGATCCTGCTGGAGCAGAACTACCGCTCCACGCAGACGATCCTCACCGCCGCCAACGCGGTCATCAAGCACAACAAGGGCCGCAAGGAGAAGGCCCTGTGGAGCGACGCCGGCAACGGCGAGCGCATCGTCGGCTACGTCGCCGACGACGAGCGCGACGAGGCGCGGTTCGTCTCCGACGAGATCGACAAGCTCGTCGACGGCGGGCTCAAGGCCGCCGACATCGCCGTCTTCTACCGCACCAACGCCCAGTCGCGCGTGTTCGAGGAGGTGTTCATCCGCACCGGCCAGCCCTACAAGGTCGTCGGCGGCGTGCGCTTCTACGAGCGCAAGGAGGTACGCGACGCCCTGGCCTACCTGCGCACGCTGGCCAACCCCGACGACCAGGTCTCGCTGCGACGGATCCTCAACACCCCCAAGCGTGGCATCGGCGACCGCGCCGTGGCCTGCGTCAACGCGCTGGCCGAGCGCGACGGCCTGACCTTCTGGGAGGCGCTGCAGAAGGCCGAGGACGCCCCCGGCATGGCCACCCGCAGCCTGACCAACATCAAGGCCTTCGTCGCGATGGTCGAGGAGCTGCTGCAGATGGTCGACGCCGGCGAGCGTGCCGACGTCATCCTGGAGACGGTGCTCGACCGCTCGGGCTATCTCGTCTCCCTCGAGGAGTCCGACGACCCGCAGGACGAGACCCGGGTGGAGAACCTCGCCGAGCTCGTCGCCGTGGCGCGCGAGTTCTCCGACGACCCCGTCGCCGCCCCGAGCGCCGACCCGGCCGACGTCGACGCAGGCACCGTCGAGCCCGGCCTCGCCGACTTCCTGGAGCGGGTGGCCCTGGTCGCCGACACCGACCAGATCCCCGACGACGAGGACGGCGTGGTCACGCTGATGACCCTCCACACCGCCAAGGGCCTCGAGTTCCCCGCGGTCTTCCTCACCGGCATGGAGGACGGCGTCTTCCCGCACTCCCGGGCCCTGGGTGACGGCACCGAGCTCGAGGAGGAGCGCCGGCTGGCCTACGTCGGCATCACCCGCGCCGAGAAGCGGCTCTTCATCTCGCGTGCCGTCGTCCGGTCCGCTTGGGGTGCGCCGTCGCACAACCCGGGCAGCCGCTTCCTCGACGAGCTCCCGGTCGACCTGGTCGACTGGCGGCGTACGGAGAAGGAGATGTCCTCCTGGGGCCGGCCCAACTTCGCCGGCGACAGCTGGGGCGGTGGTCAGCGGCTCGGCCAGCCCACGGCCGCCGGGCGTCGCAACTTCTCCTCGGCCGCCCTGCGCGCGGATGCCGCCGCCAAGTCCAAGCCTGCCCGCGCGGTGCCCTCGCTCGACCCGGGCGACCGGGTCACCCACGACTCCTTCGGTCTCGGCACCGTCGTCACCATCGAGGGATCGGGCGACAAGCAGGTCGCGAGCATCGACTTCGGGGATACGGGCGTCAAGCGGTTGCTTCTCCGCTACGCGCCGGTCGAGAAGCTGTGA